The region aaagagGGATTTAATTTAACAAATATTAGTAATCCCAAAGTTTAGGGAACTTGGAAGCGAAGTAGTGACGGGATTTAAATAACATTTTGAAGTTATATTTTTTAGATAAAAGGACGAGGGAAATAATAACTAGATAATAGCTTGATCCAAAAGACTAGACACTAATCCTATTCATAGGGAGACATAGACTTATAATCCTAAATAAATATGAAAATGTggaaacaaataataataataataataataataattataataataataataataataataataataaataataataataataataataataataacaacaataacaataataataataataataataataataatatgcAATATCAACACTAATCCTAAGATATAACCTAAGATAATATTAGAAACTAATCCTAGGAGATACACTAACATACTCTAATATATAAAGATATAGAGATTACTATAAGATATTTTATAATATTCTAACAAATATAACAGAATATATAACTTCAGTAAAATCTTAAACTAACCAGAGTATCAATTTGAGTGATAATGTTTGCATAATGCAAAGCAAGACCAGAAGCCCCCAACTTCTTATGGTTGCCTTGAGAATCTTTCATTTGCTTATCCATATCTGTGAGGTTAAACAGGAAAACAAGTATAAAAGACACATTCTGTTTAATGCGGCATCCAAACAATAGAGAGAAAGGAACCACAACTAAACCTTGGGACTAAAGTACAAAAAGGGCAGCAAAAGGCTAACGGCTAACTTATCATAAAGTTCATTTGCATAAAACAAATACAGGGATAATTATTAAAAAAACAATGAGATGGATTTCTAATATCCCAATAAAGGAATTGACCTATGTAGTTAGAACAATATACCAATGTTGTGGACTGTTGCTGAATACTATATCCAGAATCTTATGCCATAGTGATAGAAAGGTTTCTCGTTCATCAATAAATAGTATAATCTTTCTATAAACTTAATCCAACTTTTTTGTGTTAGGATAATAAAGGGAAGCAAAAGTAGTTAAGTTTAGTTAGGTTATTAGTTAGAAGGGAGGGGACACCCTTGGGGAGAATTCTATTCTCCATTTTCATTTAGTTCTCAATAACACATTCAgttatttttattctttttatcTGTCTACCATTTCAACTCTTTGGGCTCCTAACAAATTGACATGTTATACAAAAGATAACTTGATATCTAACCAATATCTCATCATCAATACTCGGGGAACAAAATTTGTTAGTTAACCAAAAATTGTTACTCAAATAGTTACTCAGTCGGAAAACTGTTAGGCTGAGATGTATATGATGAGAGGGAAGGGAAGGGATTGAAGGGAAGCTATCTTGTTATTTGAGAAAGATTTCAGGCATTTGCGATATTGAGGAACATATCTTCTTCTTCAGCATTCAGAGGAGACTTTGCTATTAGCTTTAATAAAATACCAGGttttataaataataataataataataataataataataataataataataataataaagcaaACCGCTAATCATAATCAAGAATTCTCGCAATTCTGGAATGCATACCGACACTACCAAATGCTTCGTTTATCTCCAAATATAGAAAATGGACGATATCTACAAGCTTTTCCATCACCTGAAAATACAATAATCATATTTTATGTCTGCATGATAATAAAATTGCTTATGAAAAAGTGGCTGAAAAGAACTGAAAAAAATgttattcaaattaaaataacACAAAAAACAAATATTAAACATAATCAAAAAGAATTCAGGAACAACACTTTCCAGATATCAATTACCAACAGTACTCGTCCGAGACCACAATCTAATCATATATTTCTAATAGTGCATTGAGCAACTTTTTGAAtattcataaaaataaaaatcaacTAATGTCTTCTTACCTCTTCCAAAATCTTGGACCACAGTgattttttcttcaaatttcttaCATGCTTCTTTTGACTCTTCAGTTCTGCTTTTAAAATTGCAAGGCTGTCTCCTACATATTTTACATTTTACAAATATAAATCACCTAAAGAACACTTAGGGTAGTAAGATAGACTAACACTAACATATTCATTACTTTTTTAAAATTGTAAATGGTTAGTCAGATATTTGAACATCTGGAAAAAAAATTATGTTCCAGAGATAGGAGTTACAGCATAGTGAACTTATAAATGTAAATAACTAATGGAATTCAGTTGAGATAAACTGAAATGCATTATTTCTGTCAAATGATGAAAATGAATTGTTACTTTACAAAAGGTTGCTCCTATCTATCACAGTAGAAGCTGTCATAACCGAATCTGAGATCTGACTGAATGCAGTTCAGCTAGTTACTGTTTCCACAACTCTCATGGGAAATAGTAAGGTGTGCAGTAAAGTATATACAGCTGACTAATAATAGTCCAATAATAGCTAACTGATCAATATGAAAGTCCAATTACATATTGCATTCCAAATTGCATCCTactttgaaaaaaaatatattacACAATAGAAAGAAATATTCCCCTGCTAGTTCTTAACAAATGCTTGATCTTCTCAGAGTTGTTAATCCCAGATAGCGGAGCGGGGCAGGACCCCAAAAATGGGATAGCGGGATAACTTTTTGAActaattatataaataatttatgAAACATATACTTAATGTAAAACTAAACAAATAACACAACACTCATTAAAAAAACAGGGGAAATTTTTTATAAGAAAAAACAGAGTAGAAGAAGACAGAagataagaaaaagaaaaaaagaaaaaaaagaaaaaataaaataaaaaaatgaaagaGAGAAGATGACAAGAAAGAAGAAAAGCAATTATTATGTAACGCGGGACAGAGGAAGAAGACGACGGCAACAGCGGCGGCAGCGGCAAAGGCGACGGTGAGAGGCGAATATGATGGCGGAGGGAGTTACAAAACAAGGTGCGAGGCGAAAGAAGCTTGTCTGTTTTATTGAGATAAGGAAAAAACAAATTTCGCAAATTTCAGGGGTAAAATTGAATTTTCGAAACAAATTTGGACAAACACTCCTGGCCCGGGAAACGCCTGCCACCCGCGACCCGATATCCCACAAATAGCAGCCGAGATTTGAAACTGGGACGTGCAGCGCTTCCCGTAGCGGAGGGTGGCCGCGCCGGGACAACTTCCCGGGATAGCGTCGCTATGCCGCTATTAATAACACTGGATCTTCTAAGATTCTACCTCTCTATTCTAAAGAAAGAGGATGTTCCTGTTCTTATTGTCAACCTTTGGAGTTTAAAGAAATTGGAGGGATCAAGTTGTACACAACTTAGAGGTTGTGTGCAGTTTTGACAGTTCTCTGGAGTTTTTAGTGATACTAGAATGCTTGTACTTTCCTAAGCTCTTAGTTGTCCTTACCACTGTTACAGAAGAACTAGTTTTTGTGATTTTCTCGTGGAGATGTTACCTTTACTTTTTGAGGAGAAACTAACTCTTAGATGGGAACAGTGACTTGATAGTTTTAAAGTATTGATGAGATTATTTGTTTTCGTTGTTTTCTTCATAGTTCAGAACACCTGTAAACTTAATGGATCCATGCACACTTATGTCACAAAATGAACATAACTAGGATATTGACTCTGAACATAAATTGGCCAACATTTACCTCTCTGTGTGGCATTTGAACTGTCCTCTTCTTGAAGCTTGCGTCGATAATCTTGATCAAACCTGTCTAAGGCATGCAATTCATGATATAATTCCTGCATCCAAGAAAAAGTTAAACTACTTCAGGAATAGTTTTAATGAAATCAGTGGTGCTGCTAATAGAAATAAGAACCCACTGTGTAGTATTTTATGATGTTAAAATATGCATATAAATGAAGAAGATAGACAAGATATAGAGCAAATTCAGCGCACAACTTTAAGGAAGAAGACATGGATATGTGGAGTTCCTTATAACATGTTTACTCACAGCAGTATATTGAACAAAAGTCATTAATTGTTGCATCACCGTCTCTGCCTCCTCTTTTAATTGCCTTTGTGGTGAAAGCTCTGAACCTAACCTAAAAATGAACAAAGCAAGCCATGACTAACACATTATTAAATGTTACAAGGAAAAATACACGGTAAATTTAAATCAACTCAACAACAATTACTTCTCGAAATAGCGTTCCAGGTTGTGCCACTGAGGATCTTTGCATCTATTTCCAAAACGCACAACTTCGCCCGAAAATATTTTCAATTCTTCTCTGCCAAAATAGTACAAGATAGTGAAAGTGCGTAAGTAACTGATGTGGATTGAGGTCCACATCAGTAACTGAAGAAAATAAGCTTCAACCAAAGTAAAGACTTTTAAGTTAATGAAATACATTTATGGTTAATTTACCTCTTGTCTGCAGCAGCAATTCTCAGGAGTTCATTCATATCTCTAGATACTAAATTTTGCACTCCATCAGATGGCAGAACGGCCTCTTTTAAATGTTTAATGCTCTCTTTTGAAAGAGATTGCATTAGATTGGCACCCTTAACTATTGTGTTTGCAACTTCAAAGGCCAAAATTGAAATTTTATTCCCTTTAGTTGTAACTCCCGATGTAAAACCACTACTGAGATTCAAATTTGTCATACTACTACCTAGTGTGTCCAAAACATCTACGGCCTTGCCAAGTCCGGCTGTACCAGCTCTGCCCAAGAGGGAACTCACTTCTGATACCTGTAATACATCAAAAGAGAAGATGAAAAGGAAATCTAAACCTTGCTTTGTTACATAGGAGGCCTTATAAATAGACCTGAAAAGGGGGAATCATCTACCCGTGACATTAAACACTCTTTATCTTTAAGACATATGTTCAGTACCAGGTGAAGCATTAGCTCATTAGCAAAAGGGCATTTGATCAATATAACTATGAACACAACAAACATAGATCTTTAAGTGCAAACTCAACCCTTTTTTACTGTAGGTATATATATATTACCAGGCGGGGAGGCTAAAGAAAGGAAATATTAAAGGATTTTATATTTTTCTAGAATAGTGACAAGGTTGAAAGATAAGATATTCACTAAGTTAGCAAAAGTCTAACTTCAAAAGCCTCCAGATAAACTAGTAGGCCGAAAACATAAATCTGTATCAAGCGAATTTTGATGGCGGTGATTGTGGTCTAAAAACGCTACCTGAATATTCTAACCATAAATAACAAACATCAAGGTACCTATAGATTAGTGCTGTTTCACACGAGGGTTTTCAAGTTAAGTCTAACGGATTTAACAGTGCCATTTAATGTTGTGGCAGCATGAAGATTTTGCAGTTCTTTAATGTGTTTTAAGTGACAAAAAGCATTAAGAGCTTCCACCTAATAGGTCTAGCTTTTAGAGAGTTGGTCCAAGACATTGTATCAGAACCTCTAAAAGTGAGTAGTTAGGAGTTTGATCCTGGATGTCCTGGTTCTTCTAGATAAAGTTGAATTGACGAGTTAGGCAAGTCCTAAGCTACCACCTAATAGCATAAGCTTTCGGGAGACTTGAACTTTAGTAGAATGAAGTGCATAGACTCTAGGGATGCCTCATTGCAACAGAGCTTGCTTTGAGGTTTTGCTTATGGCTTCACCCAAGTTATCTAATCATTGTTTTATCAATAGTTTCCTTTTGAATAATAATATACATACAATTTCTTGCATCCTATTTTCATTCTTTCATATATGTTTTCCTTTTCAGAGTGATATCTTATCCTCCCCCAGTTGTACTTAACATCTTTTCTGCCAGAGTCCTCTACTAACACATTTTGATCATCCATATCCAAACACACAAGAAACAGAAAGATCAAACACGAGAATAGCAACATACCTTAACAGTTTTTCTAGATTTATGCGATAACGTCCGAGGCAGTCGAGGAATCCCATCATTGATATCTTCCATACCCGGCCCATACGGAACCTtctccaatccactaaaagaaAACGACTCTCGTTGATGCTTATCAAACTCATCAGCAAGAGGAAGCAAAGTTGAATTACTATTTATATTCGCAGAAACCGACTGATAAGCCATTCCATTTCCACCTTCATTGTCATTATTAACATGACCATTCGCAGAATGTCTGGAACTTTCACCAGGTACATTATCTACAGCTACGCCATCTACAGTGGCTTTCCATGATCTTGAACAAATGCCACCCATATTATTATACTCAATAATAACTAAACTGTGTACACAATTTGGATAAAATAGAAAAACCTCACTTCAAGAAGTGAAAACATTCAATTGACAGGAATGTTATGATGAATGCTCAGATTTTGATTATACCAATTCTGATCACCTTTACAGCTCCAGTCCATCAACTCTAATCAACTCACCAAATCTgaatataaaattaaataatatcAACAAATCATGAAGAAGAAAATAACctaaaaaattaaataaacagTGGAAGGAAAATTGGTGAAACAGTTAGAAAATGAAGAAAATCGAATGAAAGTTAGTTATAtaatttgattaaagagaaggGAAGTAAAGTTAGATGATGGTACCAGTAGCAGAGATCTATGAGGAGGTGCATTTGTGAGAGAGAAATGAAAAGGGGGGTGAATGGGGAGGAAGTGAGAAAGGGATCGATGAGGAAATTGCAGAGAGTGAATGCAGGGTCCCGGAAGGGAAAGAGGAAGAGAAGTTAAACGCAAACGCAAACGCAAACGCAAACGCAAAAGCTAGAAGCAGAATCttgtttgtttctctctctctctctctcttttgTTGTTACGGTCAAAATATTACAGACTCAGAGCTGAAACGCCCCCACTACTCACTCACTCTCCAATCAACGCTGTTTTGACTTTTGACTGTGGTAAAAGTGATCGATTCATGAAAGTTTGCATTTGGTTTtgtaacttttctcttggaatgACAAGAATCTCCTTTGTAATAATGAAACTATTTTATGTTGGAGTAGGTAAAAGTTTTTActattattttttaataattagGAGTATTATTTTGTTCTTCAAATTTTGCAATTATAAAACAATTTGATATAGTTTCATGATATTTAATGTGTAAAAAAATTATTGATTTATAAATATGAATAAATATTGTCGTGTAAAAAAgttaaatatataataaaataatttacTCTCTCAATCTTATTTACATATcacatttttaaaaaaagtaattattattatttgtcatatttttaaattcaattcattattaattataaatttaTCAGTAATTATTTATTATAGAAAAATAGATAAAATTAAATAATACTTAATTCTTAAAACGAATGTCGAACATATTAATATAAATAGttacatttttattatttaacACTTCATATGCATGTCTTCTAGCATATTAATAAGATTAATTTAATAAAAGGacaattttttaataattttattatatttttaattttgtaAAAAAACCTTAAACAATACTCCCTCCAATCTTAAAtataaacaacaacaacaaaattttaatGATTTTAAATATAAACCAAAGGTACATATATTTATTACATTTAATGTCATTATTCTTATTTTCTtcatatttttatattttttgatgattataaaaaaaatagaaataaaattaaaaataatataagaCTTAAATacatttaaatatttttttaaagaGTGAGTTTTTATTTTGTAAATTATGAAATCGGAGAGAGTACTTATTAAATGATAGAATATTAAATGATAAAAACAATAATCCTATGTTGgtatttataaaaaaaaaagtcTAAAAACTACGTCCAAAAAAGAAGGAATGAGTAATATTTGATGGGTTTGTGTGAATTTCACCATTAAATTGATAAATAAATATCAATCCAGTAATGTTTTGGTAGTTTAGAGAGGGGACCATTTTGGAAAAGATAAATAATGAAAGAGAAATGAAAGGTATTCATCCAACTTGAGTAGTGTTTATTATCTTATTTTCCTTTATAAAGTACAACTTGGTAATCATCTTCGGTTAAATTAAATCTGTaatttaatataaattatttCGTAATGTATCCATTCCATTTAAATGCTACAAAATTTCCTAACATAGTAGTACTACAGTCTTaacttcttttcttttttttattagCAATCTTAACTTTACTTACAGTTCATTCTCAATTTTCTAGCACTTCATTTCTCTTAGTTGTTTTGCTTAAAGAAAGCATCACTTGATGACTTTTATCTTCTGAATTTTTCATATACCAAAAGGGCATTTATGTCATGGTGATAACCCAACATATTTTTCAAGCTACACCGCATCCAATGACAGCAACAACTCCACTTGTTTTTGGCACAAAGCAATTTGCagtttatataaaaaaaaaacacGCAATTCATTGATTTCATATTGAATCAACCCACCTTCTCAGTAGAAGTAATTCTTTGGAAGTGAGAACAAGGTTTTCTCCATTTTCAATACAAATCCAAAACAAGCAAATTTGGATATATTCACAAGAGGATGAGCACAAAGCAGCTCAGTTGTGAAACGCACGTCACGTTTTTGTCTTTCAACTTACTTAAATACTTGTATGAAACTTTTAGGAGAAAACATTGTGAAACTTCAAGGAAATTTCTTGTAGTTTAATGAGGaaacaaaacaaaaaatagagaaaactatttctcaattattattattagtagTAGTATTATATTGATATTATTTCTCAATTATTTACCTTGAACAAGAACATGGAGCAGTATCTCCCTAATCTATCCCACATGTGAAGTTGACCTTGTTAGGGCGTACTAGCTAGTCCCAAATGCCATTCAGATGTAGTCTGCACTTACATGTGTAACTTTTCTTCTGCATCCATTCTTTTGTCTATATCTAGTTTGGATATTGACAAGAAAGAACTACTAGTATTCACGTGAGCGAGTCTGGTTAAAAACTAGTGAGTATAGTTATGACACTCGTCTAGTAAGTTTCCTAACTTGGCACCTAGTCTATATGTCAACTAATGATTCAGTGGCTAATCAACAGTCAAGACCTATATTTTTAGGGCCAGTGTCAACCTACAAGAATCACAAGATGGCACTTGACCACAATAAATAACATGATGACAATTGACAACAGACTTTAGTTTTTTAAAGGTCATTAGTGTCTTTCAGTTCACCAATAGAATTGTAGAAATATAATGAAAAGGATGCTGATATTTGTTAGCTTTCACCTGACTACAAATATACATGAATGCTTGAGAATAAACTGAGttcaatgaaaatcataaaatCTCCTGAATGCTAATGCTTCAGAATCAGCTGCTGGGAAACAAGAGCATAGTAGGACCCAAGTGGAAAATCGAAGAATCGAACGTTGGCTTCAGAGTGAGGCAATCAGACTAACATTCTTTGGTCCACCACTGAATTTAAATCAAGACAAAGATTCACCAAGTTAATGAAAGAGAAGTTTTAACAATGACATAATAGAATTAATGAAAACAGAAAACAGATGTATGAAACTAATCCTTTATATAAAGAATTTCAGGATCTGGGCGGTTTGTAATATTTGCAAAACTACAAAGGGAACAGAAGTGAAGGACGTACCCTTCTACTCTCATTACTGTTGAGATACAAGGTCTTCTAGTTCATCTATGATAGCTTCATAGCAAAAAATGTACTGATCCTGATAGATTGCAGAAAGAGACACCAAAAAGTTTGATCACTATAATGGTCGCagaaataaattaataataataagAACAAAAATAATTTTGGTGAACAGAACAAATAGGGGTACGGGGAATGAACGTAGGCTCCTACTGAGATCATTTCCAAGTGGCTGCGGGTAAACTGAGGCATCCTAACCAAAAGGCAGGCTGGCTAGAATGTGACCTTGTGATACAGTATGGAGAAACTAATTTATGGATTATTTTGTTACTTTTTACTACTACAAATGTAATATCAGCCTTAGTAACTTCAAGATAGACAAGGTAAACATAAATAGATACGCTGTGTCCTCTAAGATGAACACGGGGTTGTGCTCAACATAATGTTCATGCAATATAGCATGGCTTGCCATTGTTTTTGCTGAAATGACTGTGCTCACCTTTAGGACGGCATTGCCTAATAGCACACCCATGCAATTCAGCACGTTTCAGTGTTACTTTCCGACAACGCCGTGCCCATTTTGAGGATGGCGGTAAAATGCACAACATGATCATGCTATGTAAGAAACGCAGACGTGTCAAATGCTAGTCACTTATTTTCGCAAGGACTCATCTCCCTTCTTATAGATACCTGTATTTGAGGGCTCAATGAAAAATTTTCTAATCTTTTGCAGACATTCACTATCTTCTCGTCATTATATTGAATCGTTTCTAAGGATTTCCAAGCAGTTACAAGTTAGAGTTTGATTCCTTTATTTGCACATAGAGATTGTTCCTCCTAAAACAGAGTTCTTGGAATCTGTTTTTTTCCCCTAGAAATTATGGATTCTTTGTAGGTTTTATAAGCCGACCCCACTTAGTGGGATAAGGCTTagtcgttgttgttgttgttgttctgGGTTTCTTTTCTATTATGTGGGATTAAACCCGTAGTTAAGACTATGATTGATCTTAATTATGTCCGGACTTTTGATCTTTTTCTAAATTGAATGTAACTCTGGGCTTCTTTCGTTCAATCTGGATTTATCTTATCCATTCTTTTAAATAAGGATTGCCCACCCTTAGCATAGTTAATTAGTTGACCAGCAATCATACCACAAATAATTTAACAGATCTATAGAGTTATTGGACTTGGATTGAAGAACCAAATCGCAACCCATGTTCCAATCGTTTGACAAACCTGCTAATTCACCATCCATTCCTTATATAACTGTCTTACACACTCATTGGGGGTTCTATGATTAAGGAAAAGAGTATTATTACTGTACTACCATAGATATTAATAGTATTAGAGTGGGTGAGAGCTGAGTACGATAGGATAGGAACATAAGTTATAAGAGAGATTAGGAATATATCTTAGATACTGCATAGGTCAAGTAAGGTA is a window of Lathyrus oleraceus cultivar Zhongwan6 chromosome 6, CAAS_Psat_ZW6_1.0, whole genome shotgun sequence DNA encoding:
- the LOC127097937 gene encoding protein PSK SIMULATOR 1 isoform X2 encodes the protein MAYQSVSANINSNSTLLPLADEFDKHQRESFSFSGLEKVPYGPGMEDINDGIPRLPRTLSHKSRKTVKVSEVSSLLGRAGTAGLGKAVDVLDTLGSSMTNLNLSSGFTSGVTTKGNKISILAFEVANTIVKGANLMQSLSKESIKHLKEAVLPSDGVQNLVSRDMNELLRIAAADKREELKIFSGEVVRFGNRCKDPQWHNLERYFEKLGSELSPQRQLKEEAETVMQQLMTFVQYTAELYHELHALDRFDQDYRRKLQEEDSSNATQRGDSLAILKAELKSQKKHVRNLKKKSLWSKILEEVMEKLVDIVHFLYLEINEAFGSVDMDKQMKDSQGNHKKLGASGLALHYANIITQIDTLVSRSGSVPPNTRDALYQGLPPNVKSALRSKLQSFQVKEELTVPQIKDEMEKTLKWLVPIAANTTKAHHGFGWVGEWANTGSDVNRKPAGQSDLLRIETLHHADKDKTELYILELVVWLHHLVSQVRVGNGGIRSPVKSPIRSPNQKTLQLFTQKGCSTSPLLTIEDQQMLRDVGKRKLTPGISKSQEFETAKTRLSKHHRLSKSSNHSPISESKNDIFCTRRRLPSVPFIDFDIDRMKALDVIDRVDSIGGS
- the LOC127097937 gene encoding protein PSK SIMULATOR 1 isoform X1 — translated: MGGICSRSWKATVDGVAVDNVPGESSRHSANGHVNNDNEGGNGMAYQSVSANINSNSTLLPLADEFDKHQRESFSFSGLEKVPYGPGMEDINDGIPRLPRTLSHKSRKTVKVSEVSSLLGRAGTAGLGKAVDVLDTLGSSMTNLNLSSGFTSGVTTKGNKISILAFEVANTIVKGANLMQSLSKESIKHLKEAVLPSDGVQNLVSRDMNELLRIAAADKREELKIFSGEVVRFGNRCKDPQWHNLERYFEKLGSELSPQRQLKEEAETVMQQLMTFVQYTAELYHELHALDRFDQDYRRKLQEEDSSNATQRGDSLAILKAELKSQKKHVRNLKKKSLWSKILEEVMEKLVDIVHFLYLEINEAFGSVDMDKQMKDSQGNHKKLGASGLALHYANIITQIDTLVSRSGSVPPNTRDALYQGLPPNVKSALRSKLQSFQVKEELTVPQIKDEMEKTLKWLVPIAANTTKAHHGFGWVGEWANTGSDVNRKPAGQSDLLRIETLHHADKDKTELYILELVVWLHHLVSQVRVGNGGIRSPVKSPIRSPNQKTLQLFTQKGCSTSPLLTIEDQQMLRDVGKRKLTPGISKSQEFETAKTRLSKHHRLSKSSNHSPISESKNDIFCTRRRLPSVPFIDFDIDRMKALDVIDRVDSIGGS